The Mangrovivirga cuniculi genomic sequence CAGACTTGTAAAGTCTCAGATTGTAATATGTTTTAGCGTTTTCGTATGCTTTCTTTTCTAGTTTTACCCTTAACTCACTTATTATTTGTTCTGCTCGTGGAGCATACTCGCTTTCAGGATATTTATTTAAGAAATTCTGAGTCAGATCAATTGCTTGTAGCGTATAGGTCTGGTCAAGATTATATTGCGGACTTTGTTTATAAAGACAAAAAGCCTGCATAAATCTGGCTTCGATGGCTTTATCAGACCTTGCATAGGTTGTATAAAAAGACTCAAATAATGAGGCAGCATAAATATACTGATCCTTATAATGATAATAAGAGTAAGCATATTTGAAAAGCAGTTCTTCACCCTCTTTCCTCACTTTTACATATGGCTGAACTTCTTCGAAAAGAAAGATAGCCTTGTAATAATCGCCTTTTTCGTAGTATTTAAGCGCAGTTTGATATTTATACTCCCAGTCATCTGATTTTTGTGCTCTTCTGAATTCAGAACAAGAAGTGAGTATTGCTATCAGAGCCAGTGCTGTTATAAAAATTGAAGATTTCCTCATAAGGGTGCAAATATACACGGTAAATAATAAATAACCAATGTGTTAAAACGTGTAAAAGATGTTAAATGTTATTGAATGATAAACTTTTTCGTCGCGGTGTTCTGATCATCGATTACTAAAGTGTAAAAATAGACACCTGGGTTTAGACCTTCAGTGCTGATCTTTAAGGTGTTCTCGTAAGGACTAAGTGGGATTTCTTCAATTGTACTACCCAAAACATTTTGTAATAAAACCTTAGCTTTAAT encodes the following:
- a CDS encoding outer membrane protein assembly factor BamD, translated to MRKSSIFITALALIAILTSCSEFRRAQKSDDWEYKYQTALKYYEKGDYYKAIFLFEEVQPYVKVRKEGEELLFKYAYSYYHYKDQYIYAASLFESFYTTYARSDKAIEARFMQAFCLYKQSPQYNLDQTYTLQAIDLTQNFLNKYPESEYAPRAEQIISELRVKLEKKAYENAKTYYNLRLYKSAMTALENFRQEYPDSKYLEETEFLKLRATYNHAKLSIRSKQEERYKNTIDAYENFASKFPSSTYMKEAENLYEDAVDEINKLKTQNS